A genomic stretch from Patagioenas fasciata isolate bPatFas1 chromosome 8, bPatFas1.hap1, whole genome shotgun sequence includes:
- the LOC139828585 gene encoding uncharacterized protein, with protein sequence MKRKPLGGEAAQSIAGGHAEIKTDKEKKKERNCLLFWTINKQFVPLQFTLQRQTCRGARLPPSPAGAPAGCGASAGPAAAFPPGSRAAPRFPATFSRNLRSHFQRTPGRRSFNCFLPFSPGTSARRLRQHPALRFSAREGKTPRTLGRDPAQRRASRAPPAPAAAQHPRRATCAQSGLRRSQEPRSPPSASNCEAGLMWVRRGAQRCAQTRGVAAPAHGPSQAFIGLLDSLEMPVDTCKVHLKLFGNLKHRDATYLEPLMHKKGKS encoded by the exons ATGAAGAGGAAACCGCTGGGCGGTGAGGCTGCCCAGAGCATAGCTGGGGGCCATGCAGAAATAAAAACagataaagaaaagaagaaagaaagaaactgccTTCTCTTCTGGACTATTAATAAGCAATTTGTCCCGCTGCAATTTACATTGCAAAGACAAACGTGTCGGGGCGCCCGGCTGCCGCCCAGCCCGGCCGGGGCCCCCGCGGGGTGCGGAGCCTCTGCGGGCCCGGCCGCCGCCTTCCCCCCCGGCTCCCGCGCCGCTCCGCGCTTCCCCGCCACCTTCTCCCGCAACCTGCGCTCCCACTTTCAGCGAACACCGGGGAG GAGGAGTTTTAATTGCTTCCTGCCTTTTAGTCCGGGCACCTCGGCGCGTCGGCTCCGGCAGCACCCGGCGCTCCGCTTTTCTGCTCGGGAGGGCAAAACACCCCGGACACTCGGCCGAGACCCCGCGCAGCGCCGCGCCAGCCGCGCTCCTCCCGCGCCCGCTGCCGCGCAGCACCCTCGCCGCGCTACTTGCGCGCAAAGCGGCCTCCGCCGCAGCCAGGAGCCGCGCTCGCCGCCGTCGGCGAGTAACTGCGAGGCAGGACTTATGTGGGTGCGCAGGGGCGCGCAGAGGTGCGCACAGACGCGCGGTGTGGCCGCCCCCGCGCACGGCCCGTCCCAG GCTTTTATAGGACTCTTGGACAGTTTAGAGATGCCAGTTGACACCTGTAAAGTTCACCTGAAGCTGTTCGGCAATTTAAAACACCGCGATGCAACTTATCTAGAACCCTTAATGCACAAAAAAGGGAAAAGTTGA